The following are encoded together in the Octopus sinensis linkage group LG15, ASM634580v1, whole genome shotgun sequence genome:
- the LOC115219998 gene encoding protein arginine N-methyltransferase 3 — MQMFDISEITLKELDYRVPVSLTITEDGFITALVGYFDVIFDGPNMNPVTFSTGPLSTPTHWKQTVFLIDPEIPVKKDDVLTGTLTCMKNRKSPRTLVVQLTIADRFASYIIE, encoded by the exons ATGCAGATGTTTGATATCAGTGAAATTACTTTAAAAGAGCTTGACTACCGTGTGCCAGTGAGTTTAACAATTACAGAAGATGGCTTCATCACAGCATTGGTGGGCTACTTTGATGTTATTTTTGATGGACCTAACATGAACCCT GTAACATTTTCAACTGGTCCTTTGTCGACACCAACACACTGGAAACAGACTGTATTTTTAATAGATCCTGAAATTCCTGTGAAAAAAG atgaTGTCTTGACTGGAACCCTCACCTGCATGAAGAACAGAAAATCTCCACGAACGCTGGTCGTACAGCTGACCATTGCAGATAGATTTGCATCGTATATTATTGAATAA
- the LOC115219915 gene encoding protein arginine N-methyltransferase 3 produces MAQGFGSATVDLLSSDCSWDEGEDEVNVTGPCRCLFCPCMCENAISSLEHLQLEHQINLRELCQNMSFTSYNCIQMINYIRKEKILPSELTQIFETQLFPWNDPKYLKPEDDEDPMLMLEIVPCNFDESGPSRVNPVDPQVPIGTAENGLDSTFGMNNGYNMTISELGEKLKISENRCHTLTDALRRAVSDLNKVRDCANEFYLSAESNSSQCQCNAVQNLTQDEDEAYFGSYGHFSIHREMLQVSCFYVKLGVSVYVLGCAKFLCTYRNITDNNLLPSMGQIQV; encoded by the exons ATGGCGCAAG GCTTTGGAAGTGCCACTGTAGACCTACTTTCCAGTGACTGCTCCTGGGATGAAGGTGAAGATGAGGTAAACGTGACGGGACCCTGCCGTTGTTTGTTTTGTCCATGTATGTGTGAAAATGCCATCTCCTCTTTGGAACATTTGCAGTTAGAGCATCAGATAAACTTGAGGGAGCTTTGTCAGAACATGTCCTTCACATCCTACAATTGCATCCAGATGATTAACTACATTCGAAAAGAG aaAATTCTTCCATCAGAATTGACACAAATTTTTGAAACTCAGTTGTTTCCGTGGAATGATCCTAAATATCTCAAGCCAGAAGATGATGAAGATCCAATGCTTATGTTAG aaattgttccttgcaattttgatgaaagtgGTCCAAGTCGTGTAAATCCTGTTGACCCACAAGTTCCTATTGGCACTGCAGAAAATGGTTTAGATTCAACGTTTGGAATGAATAATGGTTACAACATGACAATATCTGAACTGGGTGAAAAactaaaaatttctgaaaataggTGCCACACGTTAACTGATGCGTTAAGACGAGCTGTCAGTGACCTAAATAAAGTCAG gGACTGTGCTAATGAATTTTACCTGAGTGCAGAATCCAACTCATCACAGTGTCAGTGCAACGCAGTGCAGAACCTAACCCAAGATGAGGACGAAGCATACTTTGGTTCTTACGGACATTTTAGTATTCACAGAGAAATGTTACAGGTGAGTTGTTTCTATGTCAAGCTTggggtgtctgtatatgtattagGTTGTGCTAAATTTCTG TGTACTTACAGAAATATTACAGATAACAACCTGTTGCCCTCAATGGGACAGATCCAAGTCTAG